A single window of Echinimonas agarilytica DNA harbors:
- a CDS encoding NnrS family protein, which produces MQITDRAVEDKTMPLFRLGFRPLFLFGTVYAGWAMVRWILVLSGVLPWEYAVPVTAWHSHEMLFGFGMAIVVGFLTTAVQNWTGHRGINGTPLMGLFALWVVARITANFAPATLLQVLADAGFMLVAIGVMARQVLLVRNYKNLVFVPVLSIFLVLHLAQSWAMNHDVMLARALGFTTIWCFTLLISLLGARVIPFFIERRLSDTLQRDSVPWIVLAQFPLFLLALCALFSAPELWVQIVAAMAFLIHARRAFIWYRNGIWQEPLLWSLYLSYLCLPMALALLAVSGINQYSPVMHLLSVGLIGGMIMAMMCRVSLGHTGRPLKSHPLAWVSMASILLAAVSRVVIPWFFPIWTVGAYHLAATLWLLSIVTFLMVYTRYFLQPRVDGQIG; this is translated from the coding sequence ATGCAAATCACTGATCGCGCAGTTGAAGACAAAACCATGCCATTGTTTCGCCTTGGCTTTCGTCCACTATTTTTGTTTGGCACCGTCTATGCGGGGTGGGCCATGGTGCGTTGGATCTTGGTATTGAGCGGTGTTCTGCCGTGGGAGTACGCGGTGCCTGTGACTGCATGGCATAGCCATGAAATGCTATTTGGTTTTGGCATGGCCATAGTTGTGGGATTTTTGACCACTGCGGTTCAAAATTGGACTGGCCACCGAGGCATTAATGGCACTCCATTGATGGGGCTTTTTGCGCTTTGGGTGGTGGCTCGAATCACCGCAAACTTTGCACCAGCCACATTGCTGCAAGTTCTTGCAGATGCGGGCTTTATGCTGGTGGCAATTGGCGTAATGGCGCGTCAGGTGCTGCTCGTGCGTAATTATAAAAATTTGGTGTTTGTGCCGGTATTGTCAATCTTCTTGGTATTACATTTAGCGCAAAGTTGGGCCATGAATCATGATGTGATGTTGGCGCGCGCGCTTGGCTTCACGACCATTTGGTGTTTCACCTTATTGATTAGTTTACTTGGTGCGCGAGTCATCCCGTTTTTTATTGAAAGACGCTTGAGCGATACATTACAAAGAGATTCTGTGCCTTGGATTGTGTTGGCTCAGTTCCCGCTATTTCTATTGGCGCTGTGCGCATTGTTCAGTGCGCCTGAGCTATGGGTGCAGATCGTAGCAGCGATGGCATTTTTAATTCATGCACGGCGAGCGTTCATTTGGTACCGCAATGGCATTTGGCAAGAACCATTATTGTGGTCACTGTATTTGAGTTATTTATGCTTGCCCATGGCGCTTGCTCTATTAGCCGTCAGTGGGATCAACCAATACAGCCCCGTCATGCATTTGCTCAGTGTGGGCCTCATCGGCGGCATGATTATGGCAATGATGTGTCGGGTGAGTTTGGGCCATACCGGGCGTCCGCTGAAGTCACATCCGTTGGCTTGGGTGTCAATGGCGTCGATATTGTTGGCGGCTGTTTCACGGGTGGTCATTCCTTGGTTTTTCCCAATATGGACGGTAGGTGCTTATCACCTTGCGGCCACCTTGTGGTTATTGAGTATTGTGACTTTCTTAATGGTTTATACTCGTTACTTTTTGCAACCCAGAGTTGACGGTCAAATTGGCTAA